A window of the Candidatus Bathyarchaeia archaeon genome harbors these coding sequences:
- a CDS encoding nitroreductase/quinone reductase family protein: MDVSRVADEKYIYLTTRGRKTGNPHTVELWFATAGKKIYLSHEGAYTDWMKNILEDSRVEFKIGKIQFKGNARIAKGGEAFELGKHALYLKYYGKANEDTIDDWFSESTIIEITMIIT; encoded by the coding sequence ATGGATGTTAGCAGGGTCGCCGACGAAAAGTACATCTATCTAACGACTAGAGGTAGAAAGACTGGAAACCCACACACAGTTGAGTTGTGGTTTGCAACAGCTGGAAAGAAAATCTATCTCAGCCACGAAGGAGCATACACTGACTGGATGAAAAACATTCTTGAAGACAGTCGAGTCGAGTTCAAGATCGGAAAAATCCAGTTCAAAGGCAACGCACGAATCGCCAAAGGCGGGGAAGCTTTTGAATTGGGAAAACATGCTCTCTACCTTAAATATTACGGCAAGGCAAACGAAGACACAATTGACGATTGGTTCTCAGAATCAACAATAATCGAGATTACAATGATCATTACATAG
- a CDS encoding OB-fold nucleic acid binding domain-containing protein — MDLENIVQRILLTRRDLTRSEVLRRIYDKKRSSDDYFLDEVAARIVAMELGVEIQSQEEAFPSEIAIKDLVSGLNDVTIVGRVIAVYPVQTFTRKDFKEGKLARLLLTDGTGTLKLVLWDDNVDLVETGKMQQGQIVRVLHAYVRESFDGRLELHLGRKGDLEISPQGIDESRFPHTAEAMDKIAQVTPQKKKTSVQGQVTSVFPISEFTRKDSSSGKVRRLRLKDETGETTLVFWNEKVDELGTVDEGDHLRITNARVKTGLDGRVEVHVENSSQIQKTAGQAARPIAKSETTRRIADLAEGELAIIEAAVTSAPIIKEVTTSRGENVLVASFDLADESGTIGVSLWRKHTEFARELSIGTKIKLKDVYVKKGFLNPLELASRSSTTVEIVSKPATLQPENKLE, encoded by the coding sequence GTGGACCTCGAAAACATTGTGCAGCGAATACTGCTAACGCGACGCGACCTCACACGAAGCGAGGTGCTCAGGAGAATCTATGACAAGAAGCGCTCATCCGACGACTACTTCCTCGACGAAGTCGCCGCCCGCATAGTCGCCATGGAATTAGGCGTCGAAATCCAAAGCCAAGAAGAAGCGTTTCCCAGCGAAATCGCCATCAAAGACCTAGTCTCAGGCTTAAACGACGTAACTATTGTTGGACGAGTCATCGCCGTTTATCCAGTTCAGACTTTCACCCGCAAAGACTTCAAAGAAGGAAAATTGGCTCGTTTGCTTCTAACAGATGGAACAGGCACTTTAAAGCTGGTCTTATGGGACGACAATGTGGACCTTGTTGAAACTGGAAAGATGCAGCAGGGACAAATCGTCAGAGTCCTCCATGCTTATGTGCGTGAATCCTTTGATGGCAGACTTGAACTGCACCTTGGAAGAAAGGGAGACTTGGAGATTTCACCCCAAGGCATTGATGAAAGCCGCTTTCCCCACACAGCCGAAGCCATGGACAAGATTGCACAGGTGACACCTCAGAAAAAGAAGACCAGCGTGCAAGGACAAGTTACAAGCGTGTTCCCAATTTCAGAATTCACTAGGAAGGATAGTTCAAGCGGCAAGGTCAGGCGACTACGCCTCAAAGACGAAACCGGAGAGACAACTCTCGTATTCTGGAACGAAAAAGTGGATGAACTCGGCACAGTGGACGAGGGCGACCACCTCCGCATAACAAACGCCAGAGTCAAAACAGGACTTGACGGCAGAGTTGAAGTGCACGTAGAAAACTCCAGCCAAATCCAGAAGACAGCTGGTCAAGCAGCTAGACCAATCGCTAAAAGCGAAACAACACGTAGAATAGCGGATTTGGCGGAAGGCGAACTAGCCATTATCGAAGCCGCTGTCACATCCGCACCAATAATAAAAGAGGTTACCACGTCTCGAGGCGAGAATGTGCTTGTAGCTTCATTCGATCTAGCCGATGAATCAGGGACAATCGGAGTTTCACTGTGGCGAAAACACACCGAGTTCGCAAGAGAGCTGTCAATCGGCACCAAGATTAAGTTGAAAGACGTTTACGTCAAGAAAGGCTTTCTAAATCCTCTGGAACTTGCTTCTCGAAGCTCAACAACGGTTGAGATCGTTTCAAAGCCTGCGACTCTGCAACCAGAAAATAAACTAGAATAA
- a CDS encoding DUF131 domain-containing protein, translated as MADQLLSSIGVALLLVGFAVAFIAMMWLMLSGAKGGKGKVRGGGAVIIGPIPIVFGTDKESVKIILILSIVLVVLLFVFTLFSYGIFR; from the coding sequence GTGGCTGATCAGCTTCTTTCGAGCATCGGTGTTGCGTTACTTCTCGTGGGCTTTGCAGTCGCATTCATCGCCATGATGTGGCTGATGCTCTCAGGTGCAAAAGGCGGCAAGGGCAAAGTGAGAGGCGGAGGCGCAGTGATTATCGGTCCAATTCCCATAGTCTTCGGAACAGACAAGGAGTCAGTTAAGATCATTTTGATATTGTCGATTGTGTTGGTTGTTTTGCTCTTTGTCTTCACGTTGTTTTCCTATGGAATCTTCAGGTAG
- a CDS encoding nucleotidyltransferase domain-containing protein, translated as MQFHNLIEGLLGSKVKVKVLRTLWRYREKEFTIRELAKFLGISHMGINKVLDELEKTNAITVRTLGRSYAFKLNANSYAANIVERTFELEHQALSELKDTIKRKMESPLVTSVALYGSVVEGRETPRSDIDLLIVTNHKEKVEDIVAELQKDISDRFGNSISAYYVGEEDLQKRQKESPIKQAVRNHVLICGNPLE; from the coding sequence ATGCAGTTTCATAATTTGATCGAAGGGCTGTTAGGCTCCAAGGTGAAAGTCAAGGTTCTTAGAACGCTTTGGAGATACCGCGAGAAGGAATTCACCATAAGGGAACTTGCCAAATTCTTGGGCATATCGCACATGGGCATCAACAAGGTTCTTGATGAACTTGAAAAAACAAACGCCATTACTGTGCGGACTCTTGGAAGGTCTTACGCTTTCAAACTGAACGCAAACAGCTATGCAGCAAACATAGTTGAAAGAACGTTTGAACTGGAACATCAAGCCCTCTCAGAGCTTAAAGACACAATAAAAAGAAAAATGGAGTCTCCTTTGGTTACATCAGTCGCATTGTACGGGAGTGTAGTGGAAGGAAGAGAAACGCCACGAAGCGACATAGATCTTCTCATCGTAACCAACCACAAAGAAAAGGTGGAAGACATCGTTGCCGAACTTCAGAAGGACATTTCTGACAGATTTGGCAACTCAATTTCAGCATATTATGTTGGCGAAGAAGACCTGCAAAAGAGACAAAAGGAATCTCCAATCAAACAAGCTGTACGAAATCACGTGTTGATCTGCGGCAACCCCCTGGAATAA
- a CDS encoding flavodoxin domain-containing protein — MAKLLVLYDSQTGNTERMAQALAEGARSVAGVDVDLKYYAEPKELAEAAAVVVGAPTYYHDITLPIKQVLEEAAKAGVKLQGKVGAAFGSYGWSGEAPEQVLEILKNRFGMKTIEPPIAVLYEPKQAQLDECRKLGKRVAEEIVGK, encoded by the coding sequence ATGGCTAAGCTGCTTGTGTTGTACGATAGCCAGACGGGTAATACTGAGCGTATGGCTCAGGCTTTGGCTGAGGGCGCTCGCTCCGTAGCTGGGGTTGATGTAGACCTAAAGTACTATGCGGAACCGAAGGAACTAGCCGAAGCTGCCGCCGTAGTCGTAGGCGCGCCAACATACTACCATGACATTACATTACCGATAAAACAGGTGCTGGAGGAAGCAGCCAAAGCTGGAGTTAAACTACAGGGCAAAGTCGGCGCGGCTTTCGGTTCGTACGGTTGGAGCGGCGAAGCGCCAGAGCAAGTGTTGGAGATTTTAAAGAACAGGTTTGGCATGAAGACGATTGAGCCGCCAATCGCTGTCTTGTACGAGCCTAAGCAGGCGCAGCTTGACGAATGCCGAAAACTGGGTAAGCGCGTCGCCGAGGAAATCGTTGGCAAATAG
- a CDS encoding amino acid--tRNA ligase-related protein — MQKPIYARKKVYQSSFPSEKIFEKLAKTANRFELYATPEMQAVARIEASLLRGARKYFDAHDFTEIIAPHLTRATGACENIATMFTVDHFGENCYLAQTGQLYLEVLTPFLKKVWCIGPSFRAEPAVDERHLTEFTLVELEFEGDLWQLMHHIEGTIYSMIQECIATRSEDLKLLGVDKDRVNVKPPFKKVSYADAVEQLSSFGVKWGDDLKSIHEKALVEVFGSKPLFVTHYPKAIKFFNMKQNSYNSNVVNSTDLLLPCGGEAVGAAERECEYEPLLQRLKDSNMLRQLIEKGGSIHDFDWYLEFYRLHGGTQHSGCGIGLNRVTQYVLGSSDIRASTVFPMNKQTLM, encoded by the coding sequence TTGCAAAAGCCAATTTACGCCCGGAAAAAAGTCTATCAAAGCTCTTTTCCTTCTGAAAAAATCTTTGAAAAATTAGCCAAAACAGCCAACAGATTCGAGCTGTACGCCACACCTGAAATGCAAGCAGTCGCAAGAATTGAAGCCAGTTTACTACGAGGAGCGCGTAAGTATTTCGATGCCCACGACTTCACCGAAATCATAGCGCCACATTTAACTAGAGCTACAGGTGCGTGCGAGAACATTGCCACAATGTTCACAGTGGACCACTTTGGCGAAAACTGCTACCTAGCACAGACAGGCCAGCTCTACCTCGAAGTCTTGACGCCTTTCCTGAAAAAAGTCTGGTGCATTGGACCCAGCTTCAGAGCCGAGCCAGCGGTAGACGAAAGACACTTGACAGAGTTTACGCTGGTTGAGTTGGAGTTTGAAGGCGACCTCTGGCAGTTGATGCACCATATTGAAGGCACTATCTACTCCATGATTCAGGAATGCATAGCCACTAGAAGCGAAGACCTGAAACTGCTCGGCGTGGACAAGGACAGAGTCAACGTGAAGCCGCCGTTCAAGAAAGTTTCCTACGCCGACGCGGTGGAACAGTTAAGCTCGTTCGGCGTCAAATGGGGCGACGACCTAAAAAGCATACATGAAAAAGCGCTGGTGGAAGTTTTCGGCAGCAAACCCTTGTTTGTAACACACTATCCCAAGGCTATCAAGTTCTTCAACATGAAGCAGAACTCGTACAACTCCAACGTTGTCAACAGCACTGATCTTCTGCTGCCATGCGGTGGCGAAGCTGTAGGCGCGGCTGAGAGAGAATGCGAGTACGAACCATTGTTGCAACGATTGAAAGACTCTAATATGCTGCGGCAGTTGATTGAGAAAGGTGGCAGCATACACGACTTCGACTGGTACTTAGAATTTTATCGCCTGCACGGCGGCACTCAGCATTCAGGCTGCGGCATAGGACTCAACCGAGTAACGCAATACGTGCTTGGAAGCAGCGACATACGAGCCAGCACAGTGTTCCCAATGAACAAGCAAACCCTAATGTAA
- a CDS encoding DUF6036 family nucleotidyltransferase, which translates to MSAILGTLQKLIKLFEGRNIPYMIIGGYALPFYGRVRTTLDIDIAVAVKTEQELNQLRKWLQGIGVEVTVYSPNNPVLVIVDHEEKVEAELWLKPDGITFDNETLKRRKKAKLGKNISAWIISPEDFIVNKLARPDRGAVDEQDVKSVLVRQAGKLDNKYLVKRAHQADVLRVLETIRAS; encoded by the coding sequence TTGTCCGCAATATTAGGGACTCTTCAGAAACTCATCAAGCTGTTTGAAGGCAGAAACATTCCTTACATGATCATTGGAGGCTATGCTCTGCCCTTCTATGGAAGAGTGCGAACCACACTTGACATTGACATAGCAGTTGCAGTCAAGACAGAGCAGGAACTGAACCAGCTTCGCAAATGGCTACAGGGAATAGGCGTGGAAGTCACGGTCTATTCGCCGAACAACCCAGTCCTGGTCATTGTGGACCATGAAGAGAAGGTGGAAGCTGAGCTTTGGCTGAAACCCGATGGGATTACGTTCGACAACGAAACCTTGAAGCGAAGAAAAAAAGCCAAACTCGGCAAAAACATAAGCGCGTGGATCATCTCGCCCGAAGACTTCATAGTGAACAAGTTAGCCAGACCGGACAGAGGCGCAGTTGATGAGCAAGACGTAAAAAGCGTGCTCGTGAGACAAGCAGGCAAACTGGACAACAAATACTTGGTAAAAAGAGCCCATCAAGCAGACGTGCTTAGAGTTCTGGAGACTATACGAGCTTCCTGA
- a CDS encoding DUF5678 domain-containing protein: MKRFGEIDEDFLWYVEHPEAFEDYKGQHVAIWNKKVIGHGNTAKKAYDMARKSYPKSKPTLAFIPKEEALIL, from the coding sequence ATGAAGAGATTTGGGGAAATAGATGAAGACTTCTTGTGGTATGTTGAGCATCCCGAAGCCTTTGAAGACTACAAGGGACAGCACGTAGCTATATGGAACAAGAAAGTCATAGGTCACGGCAACACGGCCAAAAAAGCCTACGACATGGCTAGGAAAAGCTATCCCAAGTCAAAACCGACGCTGGCTTTCATTCCGAAGGAAGAAGCGCTCATCTTATGA
- a CDS encoding ATP-binding protein encodes MAVGKPPKEIIDREKEVTKLVRSLSDPSKDVNYALIGPRRIGKTTILLKVKEELERKQIIVVYIDLSVYRFSPYDFAQNVMSQITKAYAKDLGTVEKASITLGNLLRTLTKLKRLRLTIEPSVDEKGQIAVQIRPEVAETEDYRTVFLLAFDYANEVSKKSRRRIVVIVDEFPNLIEFKRYPKLEAINELLRSIIEQRENVEYVVSGSRVHFMKNILGKGESPLFGHFIIEEIGQLPEKYAVELFMKTARCSQKEAGRAYKLVGGHPYYLIMLAENRNPREHLEETYRRILTNPTGALNLYVNYILKEDLGTSTKETRLLGILKAISQEKSSASQIAKHIKLKLSSLPYYLQELERYDLIQRKDGKYQITDKVVKDYFVATQV; translated from the coding sequence ATGGCTGTAGGCAAACCCCCAAAAGAAATCATTGACAGAGAAAAGGAAGTCACGAAGCTCGTAAGGAGCCTTTCGGATCCTTCCAAAGATGTAAACTACGCGTTGATTGGTCCTCGAAGGATCGGCAAGACTACCATTCTGTTGAAAGTCAAAGAGGAACTTGAGCGCAAACAGATAATAGTCGTTTATATCGATCTCTCGGTCTACAGATTTTCGCCGTATGATTTCGCACAGAATGTAATGTCTCAAATAACGAAGGCTTATGCTAAAGACTTGGGTACGGTGGAAAAAGCCTCAATAACATTGGGCAACCTGCTAAGAACACTCACGAAACTGAAAAGACTCCGCCTAACCATCGAGCCTTCAGTAGATGAAAAGGGACAAATCGCAGTGCAGATTCGCCCCGAAGTGGCAGAAACCGAAGACTACAGAACCGTGTTTCTCCTAGCATTCGATTATGCAAACGAAGTCTCCAAAAAAAGCCGCAGGAGAATCGTGGTAATCGTTGACGAGTTTCCCAATCTGATCGAGTTCAAGAGGTATCCCAAGCTCGAAGCCATAAACGAACTGCTAAGAAGCATAATTGAACAAAGAGAAAACGTGGAATACGTGGTCAGCGGCTCAAGAGTCCACTTCATGAAAAACATCTTGGGCAAGGGCGAAAGCCCACTGTTCGGACACTTTATCATTGAGGAAATCGGGCAGCTACCCGAAAAATACGCGGTTGAACTGTTCATGAAGACTGCCAGGTGCAGCCAAAAAGAGGCAGGAAGAGCGTATAAGCTTGTGGGGGGACACCCCTACTACCTCATCATGCTAGCTGAAAACCGAAACCCCCGCGAACACCTCGAAGAAACCTACAGAAGAATTCTCACTAACCCGACCGGTGCGCTCAATCTTTACGTAAATTATATCCTGAAAGAGGATTTGGGCACTTCAACGAAGGAAACGCGGCTCCTGGGAATCCTGAAAGCCATCTCACAAGAAAAAAGCTCAGCATCTCAAATCGCAAAGCACATAAAACTCAAACTCTCAAGCCTCCCATACTATCTTCAAGAGCTTGAAAGATACGACCTAATCCAAAGAAAAGACGGAAAATACCAGATCACAGACAAAGTCGTCAAAGACTATTTCGTAGCAACGCAAGTATAG
- a CDS encoding DUF131 domain-containing protein, producing the protein MFEAEEHGATSSLPLKLFLFGFVLMFAGVIVLVASALLGGDGTVSGGAIIFVGPIPIVLGAGPYAPLAIVLAAVLTIIGFIVFFWMRKQVARS; encoded by the coding sequence ATGTTTGAGGCTGAGGAGCACGGGGCAACATCCAGTTTGCCTTTGAAGTTGTTTCTGTTCGGTTTTGTTTTGATGTTTGCAGGGGTCATTGTGCTGGTGGCTTCTGCCTTGCTCGGCGGCGATGGAACCGTGAGCGGCGGCGCAATAATCTTTGTTGGGCCGATTCCCATTGTGCTTGGCGCTGGTCCCTACGCTCCTCTGGCAATTGTCCTTGCTGCAGTGTTGACGATAATCGGTTTTATCGTGTTTTTCTGGATGAGAAAGCAGGTTGCTAGGAGCTAG
- a CDS encoding HEPN domain-containing protein produces the protein MSTRVRHVNKSLFVNYLRKSEECLDAASECLRSARWNAAVINAVHCGISACDALTVFMLGVRHAGERHEDVISLIQTVGLPKDTLTARSKQLSRLLGIKNAAEYEERLMNENDAREAVRDAARFFNWVKEFLSK, from the coding sequence ATGTCCACACGAGTTAGACATGTAAACAAATCTCTCTTCGTTAACTATTTGAGGAAATCTGAAGAATGCTTGGACGCGGCGTCAGAGTGTCTGAGAAGCGCAAGATGGAACGCAGCTGTTATTAACGCTGTTCACTGCGGAATAAGCGCTTGCGACGCTCTTACAGTCTTCATGCTAGGTGTCAGACACGCTGGAGAAAGGCATGAAGACGTAATCAGCCTCATTCAGACAGTTGGTTTACCGAAAGATACCTTAACAGCAAGAAGCAAACAGTTGAGCAGACTGCTTGGAATAAAGAACGCGGCTGAATACGAAGAAAGACTGATGAACGAAAACGACGCACGAGAAGCTGTAAGAGACGCAGCACGATTCTTCAACTGGGTCAAAGAATTCCTCAGCAAATGA